In Halomarina salina, one DNA window encodes the following:
- a CDS encoding BtrH N-terminal domain-containing protein, translated as MKLSGYDHATGRHCGSTSLANLARFYDWGLDEETCFGLASGLGFTFFELDDSPHRAFIGRPLSLERAFFHTLQIPHEEHEGGDWDETWADVRARLDDGHPVLLFADIYDLDYFDTDTHFAPHSLLAVGYDDEGVYLSDSEFEEVQHLPTDRLRAAMSSRAFVPLKNRYLTVTDPELGTDLDVAIEEATVEMARSMLRPGGGRFDPGPVGVHGLAGIQRLVSDMASWTQLPDPAWTVRFAYQNVERRGTGGGAFRGLQRDFFRTVDHPFGDEVTEEMAAIADDWSAVGATLKDASEADDGGELRDGIDTAAGEIRQLADREARLYQSILDATN; from the coding sequence ATGAAACTCTCCGGCTACGACCACGCCACCGGTCGGCACTGTGGCTCGACGTCGTTGGCGAACCTCGCGCGGTTCTACGACTGGGGGCTGGACGAGGAGACCTGCTTCGGCCTCGCCTCCGGTCTCGGCTTCACCTTCTTCGAACTCGACGACTCGCCGCACCGCGCGTTCATCGGCCGCCCGCTCTCGCTCGAACGGGCGTTCTTCCACACGCTCCAGATTCCTCACGAGGAACACGAGGGCGGCGACTGGGACGAGACGTGGGCGGACGTCCGCGCTCGCCTCGACGACGGCCACCCGGTGCTGCTGTTCGCGGACATCTACGACCTCGACTACTTCGACACCGACACCCACTTCGCACCTCACTCGCTGCTCGCGGTGGGCTACGACGACGAGGGCGTCTACCTCTCCGACAGCGAGTTCGAGGAGGTGCAGCACCTCCCGACTGACCGCCTCCGCGCTGCCATGTCCTCGCGGGCGTTCGTCCCCCTGAAGAACCGCTACCTCACGGTCACGGACCCCGAACTCGGCACCGACCTCGACGTCGCTATCGAGGAAGCGACCGTCGAGATGGCCCGCTCGATGCTCCGCCCCGGCGGCGGTCGGTTCGACCCCGGTCCGGTCGGCGTCCACGGCCTCGCGGGCATCCAGCGCCTCGTCTCCGACATGGCGTCGTGGACGCAGCTCCCCGACCCGGCGTGGACGGTCCGCTTCGCCTACCAGAACGTCGAACGGCGCGGGACGGGCGGCGGCGCGTTCCGCGGCCTCCAGCGCGACTTCTTCCGGACCGTCGACCACCCGTTCGGCGACGAGGTCACCGAGGAGATGGCGGCTATCGCCGACGACTGGTCGGCCGTGGGCGCGACGCTGAAGGACGCCAGCGAGGCCGACGACGGCGGGGAACTGCGCGACGGCATCGACACGGCGGCGGGGGAGATTCGACAGCTCGCCGACCGCGAGGCGCGGCTCTACCAGTCGATCCTCGACGCGACGAACTGA
- a CDS encoding PaaI family thioesterase, with product MSIVDAFFDSIPFANHLGIELDEVGDGHAVGHVDLRDEHSSNPGSMIAHGGVAYSLADTIGGAAVVDLNETVTPTIDMRIDYLAPATGERLVAEAEVTRNGNNVATVTVDVEDGEGTAVATARGVYKTAGAPGQNPWTGGGRE from the coding sequence ATGAGCATCGTCGACGCCTTCTTCGACTCGATTCCGTTCGCCAACCACCTCGGCATCGAACTCGACGAGGTGGGCGACGGCCACGCGGTCGGCCACGTGGACCTGCGCGACGAGCACTCCTCGAATCCGGGCAGCATGATCGCCCACGGTGGGGTCGCCTACTCGCTCGCGGACACAATCGGGGGTGCGGCGGTCGTCGACCTCAACGAGACGGTGACGCCGACCATCGACATGCGCATCGACTACCTCGCGCCGGCGACGGGCGAGCGGTTGGTCGCGGAGGCCGAGGTGACCCGCAACGGGAACAACGTCGCCACCGTCACCGTCGACGTCGAGGACGGCGAGGGGACGGCCGTCGCGACCGCTCGCGGCGTCTACAAGACGGCCGGCGCGCCGGGACAGAACCCCTGGACCGGCGGCGGACGGGAGTAG
- a CDS encoding cation:proton antiporter domain-containing protein — protein MASELIPLVAGIIALGVVSQVLGDRFRIPSIIFLIVAGLILGPISGFVLEEPIVSQATFGEGLSAIVGLSVAIIVFEGAFHLKIDKLREAPRETIRLVTVGAVIALVGTAIVVRYALDAAWDISFLIGALLVATGPTVIAPILEVVPARDRVEAALETEGIVNDVTAAIIAIVVFEVVIGHASEGGIVAGFVERLGIGMLVGVFVAGVLYYAIRYVDLSPQNAPQNARLLVLAGALVAYGAADYFATEAGLPAVATAGILLGNVDLPYEEDITDFKGDVTLIVLSFVFIALAALLQPQEVIDLGIGGLVVVAVVALVIRPLLVFVSTVGQRFTTGEKLFMSFVGPRGIIPASVATLFAVELRAEAEGIRAGDIAGTAAEAAQLDAAATLLVGTVFLVIMATVVFEAGLARYIAEYLDIIPMRAIIIGSGTVGRALADRLEDRGENVVIVEEDVEMLEIARNEGHTVLQGDGTDIDVLQSAGAGKATTLVAATGDDDVNLLVAQLASSRFDVETVISRVNNANNVDAFEDLGVRTVAPTTATAQSIDNLIERPALAKWTSGIGETGDVQEIEVTSEELVGRSVREVGPELPGGCLIALVARDGDVQVPDADYELEYGDRITIIGDRNSVREAMTFCHPE, from the coding sequence GTGGCCAGTGAACTCATCCCTCTCGTCGCCGGTATCATCGCACTCGGCGTCGTCTCGCAAGTGCTCGGCGACCGCTTCCGTATCCCGAGTATCATCTTCCTCATCGTCGCGGGGCTGATACTCGGACCCATCTCGGGGTTCGTCCTCGAGGAACCCATCGTCTCGCAGGCGACGTTCGGCGAGGGCCTGTCGGCCATCGTCGGCCTGTCGGTCGCCATCATCGTCTTCGAGGGGGCGTTCCACCTCAAGATCGACAAACTCCGGGAGGCGCCGCGCGAGACCATCAGACTCGTCACCGTCGGCGCGGTCATCGCGCTCGTCGGGACGGCCATCGTCGTGAGATACGCACTCGACGCGGCGTGGGACATCTCGTTCCTCATCGGTGCGTTGCTCGTCGCCACCGGGCCGACGGTCATCGCGCCCATCCTGGAGGTCGTCCCGGCCCGCGACCGCGTCGAGGCGGCCCTGGAGACGGAGGGCATCGTCAACGACGTCACGGCGGCCATCATCGCCATCGTCGTCTTCGAGGTGGTCATCGGGCACGCCAGCGAAGGGGGCATCGTCGCCGGGTTCGTCGAACGGCTCGGCATCGGCATGCTGGTCGGCGTCTTCGTCGCCGGGGTGCTGTACTACGCCATCCGGTACGTCGACCTCTCGCCCCAGAACGCCCCGCAGAACGCCCGGCTGCTCGTTCTGGCGGGCGCGCTCGTCGCCTACGGGGCGGCGGACTACTTCGCCACCGAGGCCGGACTGCCCGCCGTCGCCACCGCGGGTATCCTGCTCGGCAACGTCGACCTGCCCTACGAGGAGGACATCACCGACTTCAAGGGCGACGTGACGCTCATCGTCCTGTCGTTCGTGTTCATCGCGCTGGCCGCGTTGCTCCAGCCACAGGAGGTCATCGACCTCGGCATCGGCGGACTCGTCGTCGTCGCCGTCGTCGCGCTCGTCATCCGGCCGCTGCTCGTGTTCGTCTCGACCGTCGGTCAACGATTCACGACGGGCGAGAAGCTGTTCATGAGCTTCGTCGGCCCGCGCGGTATCATCCCGGCGTCCGTGGCGACGCTGTTCGCGGTCGAACTGCGAGCGGAGGCGGAGGGCATCAGAGCCGGCGACATCGCGGGCACCGCGGCCGAAGCGGCACAGCTCGACGCGGCCGCCACGCTGCTCGTCGGCACCGTCTTCCTGGTCATCATGGCGACGGTCGTGTTCGAGGCCGGCCTCGCCCGCTACATCGCCGAATACCTCGATATCATACCAATGCGTGCAATCATCATCGGATCCGGTACCGTGGGCCGTGCGCTCGCGGACCGCCTCGAAGACCGTGGAGAGAACGTCGTCATCGTCGAAGAGGACGTCGAGATGCTCGAAATCGCCCGCAACGAGGGCCACACGGTGCTCCAGGGTGACGGCACGGACATCGACGTGCTACAGTCGGCGGGGGCCGGGAAGGCCACCACGCTCGTCGCCGCGACCGGCGACGACGACGTGAACCTGCTGGTCGCCCAGCTCGCCAGTTCGCGGTTCGACGTCGAGACGGTCATCTCGCGCGTGAACAACGCGAACAACGTCGACGCGTTCGAGGACCTCGGGGTCCGGACCGTCGCCCCCACCACCGCCACCGCGCAGTCCATCGACAACCTCATCGAACGCCCCGCGCTGGCGAAGTGGACCTCCGGTATCGGCGAGACGGGCGACGTCCAGGAGATAGAGGTCACCTCCGAGGAGCTGGTCGGCCGGTCGGTCCGGGAGGTCGGGCCGGAGCTTCCGGGAGGCTGTCTCATCGCGCTGGTCGCGCGCGACGGGGACGTGCAGGTGCCCGACGCCGACTACGAACTCGAGTACGGTGACCGCATCACCATCATCGGTGACCGGAACTCCGTCCGCGAGGCGATGACGTTCTGCCACCCCGAGTGA
- a CDS encoding MBL fold metallo-hydrolase, translated as MAIGDLREVETGGCEDLYYVDVGLYGTPEYGSVYILDAERPAVVDPGTGANRELIFDAMAEVGIAPEDLAVIAVTHVHLDHAGGAGYLARECENATVTVHERGARHLADPERLVAGTKQVVGARWQHYADPLPIDEERLTVVTDGDVVDLGDHELRVHHAPGHAPHQVVYHDPTNDAVFTADAAGIYAPSRDEVQPTSPPVNFDLEQVLADVETIRDIDPETLLYGHFGPAPTADRLDEYAETIEAWVESIRAARERLDDDDAVADHFVERADTADLWGEEQSELETRLNVDGVLVYLDQREE; from the coding sequence ATGGCAATCGGCGACCTCCGCGAAGTCGAGACGGGCGGCTGTGAGGACCTCTACTACGTCGACGTGGGACTGTACGGGACGCCCGAGTACGGCAGCGTCTACATCCTCGACGCGGAGCGCCCGGCCGTCGTCGACCCCGGCACCGGCGCGAACCGCGAGCTGATATTCGACGCGATGGCCGAGGTGGGCATCGCCCCGGAGGACCTCGCCGTAATCGCGGTGACGCACGTCCACCTCGACCACGCGGGCGGCGCGGGCTACCTCGCTCGCGAGTGCGAGAACGCGACCGTCACCGTCCACGAACGCGGCGCACGGCACCTCGCCGACCCCGAGCGCCTCGTCGCGGGGACGAAACAGGTCGTCGGCGCGCGCTGGCAGCACTACGCCGACCCGCTCCCCATCGACGAGGAGCGACTGACCGTCGTCACCGACGGCGACGTGGTCGACCTCGGCGACCACGAACTCCGCGTCCACCACGCACCGGGTCACGCCCCACACCAGGTCGTCTACCACGACCCGACCAACGACGCGGTGTTCACCGCCGACGCGGCGGGCATCTACGCCCCGAGTCGCGACGAGGTCCAGCCGACGAGTCCGCCCGTCAACTTCGACCTCGAACAGGTGCTCGCGGACGTCGAGACCATCCGCGACATCGACCCCGAGACGCTCCTCTACGGTCACTTCGGCCCCGCACCGACGGCCGACCGCCTCGACGAGTACGCCGAGACCATCGAGGCGTGGGTCGAGTCGATTCGCGCGGCCCGCGAACGCCTCGACGACGACGACGCGGTCGCGGACCACTTCGTCGAACGGGCCGACACGGCCGACCTGTGGGGCGAGGAGCAGTCGGAACTGGAGACGCGACTCAACGTCGACGGTGTGTTGGTCTACCTGGACCAGCGCGAGGAGTGA
- the serS gene encoding serine--tRNA ligase, translated as MLSRQFVRENPDVVREALQNKGVDDVDLDHVLTVDEEWRELKARGDDLRHERNEVSQRIGELKREGDDEAAQEAIDRSSTLKDELETVEDRADELEGELEAALLELPMIPDDSVPVGATEEENVERRREGFDDLRAVPDDVVPHYDVGEDLDILDFDRGAKVTGGGFYFCKGDGARLEHALVQFFLDVHREQGYVDVFPPVPVNSRSMTGTGQFPKFVDDAYRLGEANTEAYDDSDLWLCPTAEVSVTNMYRDEILLDDDLPLKHQAYSPNFRREAGEHGTETRGIVRVHQFNKVEMVQFVRPDESYERFEELLDDAEEVLRRLDLPYRILEMCTGDLGFTQSKKYDIEVWAPANDEDDGPEEGGRWLEVSSVSNFEDFQARRAGIQYRPERHESAEYLHTLNGSGLALPRVMVAILEYYQNDDGTVTVPEALRPYMGGQEVIEGHEPVGESALGSGERE; from the coding sequence ATGCTCAGCAGACAGTTCGTCCGGGAGAACCCCGACGTGGTCCGCGAGGCGCTCCAGAACAAGGGCGTCGACGACGTGGACCTCGACCACGTCCTGACGGTCGACGAGGAGTGGCGAGAGCTCAAGGCGCGCGGCGACGACCTGCGCCACGAGCGCAACGAGGTGAGCCAGCGCATCGGCGAACTCAAACGCGAGGGCGACGACGAGGCCGCCCAGGAGGCCATCGACCGGTCGAGCACGCTGAAAGACGAACTGGAGACCGTCGAGGACCGCGCCGACGAACTGGAGGGCGAACTGGAGGCGGCACTCCTCGAACTACCGATGATTCCGGACGACTCGGTGCCCGTGGGGGCGACCGAGGAGGAGAACGTCGAGCGCCGACGCGAGGGGTTCGACGACCTGCGCGCGGTGCCCGACGACGTGGTCCCCCACTACGACGTCGGCGAGGACCTCGACATCCTCGACTTCGACCGCGGCGCGAAGGTGACCGGCGGCGGCTTCTACTTCTGCAAGGGCGACGGCGCGCGCCTCGAACACGCCCTCGTCCAGTTCTTCCTCGACGTCCACCGCGAGCAGGGCTACGTGGACGTGTTCCCGCCGGTCCCGGTCAACTCGCGGTCGATGACCGGGACGGGCCAGTTCCCGAAGTTCGTCGACGACGCCTACCGCCTCGGCGAGGCGAACACCGAGGCGTACGACGACTCGGACCTCTGGCTCTGCCCCACCGCGGAGGTGTCGGTGACGAACATGTACCGCGACGAGATACTGCTGGACGACGACCTGCCCCTCAAACACCAGGCGTACTCGCCGAACTTCCGGCGGGAGGCGGGCGAACACGGGACCGAGACCAGAGGAATCGTCCGCGTCCACCAGTTCAACAAGGTCGAGATGGTGCAGTTCGTCCGGCCCGACGAGAGCTACGAGCGCTTCGAGGAACTGCTCGACGACGCCGAGGAGGTGCTCCGACGACTGGACCTGCCCTACCGTATCCTGGAGATGTGTACGGGCGACCTCGGGTTCACGCAGTCGAAGAAGTACGACATCGAGGTGTGGGCACCCGCGAACGACGAGGACGACGGCCCCGAGGAGGGCGGCCGGTGGCTCGAGGTCTCGTCGGTGTCGAACTTCGAGGACTTTCAAGCGCGTCGTGCGGGCATCCAGTACCGCCCCGAACGCCACGAGAGCGCCGAGTACCTCCACACGCTCAACGGGTCGGGGCTGGCCCTGCCGCGCGTGATGGTCGCCATCCTGGAGTACTACCAGAACGACGACGGCACGGTGACGGTTCCCGAAGCGCTCCGGCCGTACATGGGCGGCCAGGAGGTCATCGAGGGCCACGAACCGGTCGGCGAGAGCGCGCTGGGCAGCGGCGAACGCGAGTAG
- a CDS encoding alkaline phosphatase PhoX, which yields MVEFTRRNLMKTSVAASLGASVVGAAHAQSDEDVDTPHAPIVKDGTLERFAWTALGAEVTGPEVTKSGSLFFSVQHPSRGNPAPFNKGGIGYVSGYDFTEDSEFDTVGIPNTKEKQGQVRVGSGEFTVLAQEGDNIGDDHDLGYPVTPDGLSVSEYEGSRYGNFGYNPDCNRFVPTNDEETEGYLFTNFEQSPGDVSQIPVSRDDDGEWSADMENAQNLSDTDALRELGGTRINCYGDTSPWNTYLSAEEEYSHTRVGPYVKTSEFGENEGPNQRGGAQFYNRPNPTGIAAAVSEYYGEDAWYPQGTFALAGLELQAYYLGAAAVGQGDDATPIEGPYPNPYRYGYIVDFRDSDTEEPEATKYYCMGRAAWECPDFQADGQTVYLSSDGENKGLYKFVADEPIPSYDDPMDVEGTLHAAKVTNQDAAAGKPPAEADLELEWLALSRASNREVAEWIAQYDGIDQVDYLDSHADTDWREDMEAAIEEADREVVENGNADYVSDEEITEWAELWSEDPESTVDDRGRPELRKVPFLETRAAAKEIGATVEFRKSEGIDSKDDAGPGDYIYLGISEVNTGMSDDVGDIQVDRVDGGLVYRAVIEEDYDISTLEPVIVGPDATDTADVANSALVNVDNVFVMNDGRVLCCEDADQFGRSYPNDCLYVYTPDEATVDEGSDDVDNDGDGHVDEDDESMPGPANDDLDNDGDGAVDEDDEFGYEGDDGEDGDEE from the coding sequence ATGGTCGAGTTCACTCGACGGAACCTGATGAAGACGTCAGTCGCGGCCTCGCTCGGGGCGAGCGTGGTCGGGGCGGCGCACGCACAGTCGGACGAGGACGTGGACACCCCTCACGCACCCATCGTCAAGGACGGGACGCTGGAGCGGTTCGCGTGGACGGCACTCGGGGCGGAGGTCACCGGGCCGGAGGTGACGAAGAGCGGATCGCTGTTCTTCAGCGTCCAGCACCCGAGCCGGGGGAACCCGGCCCCGTTCAACAAGGGCGGTATCGGCTACGTGAGCGGCTACGACTTCACCGAGGACAGCGAGTTCGACACGGTCGGCATCCCGAACACGAAGGAGAAGCAGGGCCAGGTGCGGGTCGGCAGCGGCGAGTTCACCGTCCTCGCACAGGAGGGCGACAACATCGGGGACGACCACGACCTCGGCTACCCGGTCACGCCCGACGGCCTCTCGGTCAGCGAGTACGAGGGCTCGCGGTACGGCAACTTCGGCTACAACCCGGACTGCAACCGGTTCGTCCCGACGAACGACGAGGAGACGGAGGGCTACCTGTTCACCAACTTCGAGCAGAGCCCCGGCGACGTCTCCCAGATTCCCGTCTCGCGTGACGACGACGGCGAGTGGTCGGCGGACATGGAGAACGCCCAGAACCTCTCCGACACCGACGCCCTCCGCGAACTCGGCGGGACCCGCATCAACTGCTACGGCGACACCAGCCCGTGGAACACCTACCTCTCCGCCGAGGAGGAGTACTCCCACACGCGGGTCGGCCCGTACGTCAAGACCAGCGAGTTCGGCGAGAACGAGGGGCCGAACCAGCGCGGCGGAGCGCAGTTCTACAACCGCCCGAACCCGACCGGCATCGCCGCGGCCGTCTCGGAGTACTACGGCGAGGACGCGTGGTACCCGCAGGGCACCTTCGCGCTGGCGGGCCTCGAACTGCAGGCGTACTACCTGGGCGCGGCGGCGGTCGGGCAGGGCGACGACGCGACGCCCATCGAGGGGCCGTACCCCAACCCGTACCGCTACGGCTACATCGTCGACTTCCGGGACTCCGACACCGAGGAGCCGGAGGCGACGAAGTATTACTGCATGGGTCGGGCCGCGTGGGAGTGCCCGGACTTCCAGGCCGACGGGCAGACCGTCTACCTCTCCTCCGACGGCGAGAACAAGGGGCTGTACAAGTTCGTCGCCGACGAGCCGATTCCGAGCTACGACGACCCGATGGACGTCGAGGGGACGCTCCACGCCGCGAAGGTGACGAACCAGGACGCCGCCGCTGGCAAGCCGCCCGCCGAGGCCGACCTCGAACTGGAGTGGCTGGCGCTCAGCAGGGCGAGCAACCGCGAGGTCGCCGAGTGGATCGCCCAGTACGACGGTATCGACCAGGTCGACTACCTCGACTCCCACGCCGACACCGACTGGCGGGAGGACATGGAGGCTGCCATCGAGGAGGCTGACCGAGAAGTGGTCGAGAACGGCAACGCCGACTACGTCTCGGACGAGGAGATTACGGAGTGGGCCGAACTGTGGAGCGAGGACCCCGAGTCGACGGTCGACGACCGTGGTCGCCCCGAACTCCGCAAGGTACCGTTCCTGGAGACCCGCGCCGCGGCCAAGGAGATCGGTGCGACCGTCGAGTTCCGCAAGAGCGAGGGCATCGACAGCAAGGACGACGCCGGTCCGGGCGACTACATCTACCTCGGCATCTCCGAGGTCAACACCGGGATGAGCGACGACGTGGGCGACATCCAGGTCGACCGCGTCGACGGTGGCCTGGTCTACCGCGCCGTCATCGAGGAGGACTACGACATCTCCACGCTCGAACCGGTCATCGTCGGCCCGGACGCGACCGACACGGCCGACGTGGCGAACAGCGCGCTCGTCAACGTCGACAACGTGTTCGTGATGAACGACGGCCGCGTGCTCTGCTGTGAGGACGCCGACCAGTTCGGCCGGTCGTACCCCAACGACTGCCTCTACGTCTACACGCCCGACGAGGCGACCGTCGACGAGGGCAGCGACGACGTGGACAACGACGGTGACGGCCACGTCGACGAGGACGACGAGTCGATGCCCGGTCCGGCGAACGACGACCTGGACAACGACGGCGACGGCGCGGTCGACGAGGACGACGAGTTCGGCTACGAGGGCGACGACGGCGAGGACGGAGACGAGGAGTGA
- a CDS encoding YihY/virulence factor BrkB family protein, with protein sequence MNATSTVKAVVGVARDRNLTLLAAGFAYYAFASAIPLVVLFLIIGSIVGGEAFTSFVIEQVGSFLSGSGEEVVQQALSSGAGRTGAGIVGFLLVLWSAIKVVRGLDVAFAEIYATTEDPSLLDQVRDGIVTLVGVVFAIALMVAVGAVLRGAALSMLPYPNLVGALALLAGLTVGLLPIYYVLPETEMTVRRALPGAAFAAVGWLVLQFVFQAYLAGSGKYAAYGFLGAVLLFVTFLYFAGILLLVGTTLNYVLGPRPVRA encoded by the coding sequence ATGAACGCAACCTCGACGGTGAAGGCCGTCGTCGGCGTCGCTCGGGACCGGAACCTGACGCTGCTCGCGGCGGGGTTCGCCTACTACGCATTCGCCTCGGCCATCCCGCTGGTCGTCCTGTTCCTGATTATCGGGTCGATAGTCGGCGGCGAGGCGTTCACCTCGTTCGTCATCGAGCAGGTGGGGTCGTTCCTCTCGGGGAGCGGCGAGGAGGTCGTCCAGCAGGCGCTGTCGAGCGGTGCCGGACGGACCGGTGCGGGCATCGTCGGGTTCCTCCTGGTGCTCTGGAGCGCCATCAAGGTCGTCCGCGGCCTCGACGTGGCGTTCGCGGAGATATACGCGACCACGGAGGACCCGTCGTTACTCGACCAGGTCAGGGACGGTATCGTCACCCTGGTCGGCGTCGTGTTCGCCATCGCGCTGATGGTCGCCGTGGGTGCCGTACTCCGTGGGGCGGCCCTGTCGATGCTCCCCTACCCGAACCTCGTCGGTGCGCTGGCGTTGCTCGCCGGACTCACCGTCGGGTTGCTCCCCATCTACTACGTGCTGCCGGAGACGGAGATGACGGTCCGACGGGCGCTTCCTGGCGCGGCGTTCGCCGCCGTAGGCTGGCTCGTCCTCCAGTTCGTCTTCCAGGCGTACCTCGCCGGGTCCGGGAAGTACGCCGCGTACGGGTTCCTCGGCGCGGTGTTGCTGTTCGTCACCTTCCTCTACTTCGCGGGTATCCTGCTGCTCGTCGGAACGACGCTCAACTACGTCCTCGGTCCGCGGCCGGTCCGGGCCTGA
- a CDS encoding formyltransferase family protein, whose protein sequence is MDVALLLNGPRVRDWQAAALAYLLDADDDVEVTAIVYNEYENDATALETLRRAVELREWAAVATLNNLLVETGRERGYVDIDTLVDRDAVRELSVHPTIVDGWKQRIPAETVDEFCDDVDVAIRFGFGFLVGPVLSELDHGVLSYHHGDLTEYRGQPMGFWEFVHGRQTAGITVQQLTETLDGGGVAASKTVDICDLRTWEAVKRRLLEESEDMLATAVQSLRDGTVREPDHLGDLYTLPKGRPVLTFAVKNAWGHFLEGA, encoded by the coding sequence ATGGACGTCGCACTCCTCCTGAACGGCCCGCGGGTCCGGGACTGGCAGGCCGCGGCGCTCGCGTACCTCCTCGATGCCGACGACGACGTCGAGGTGACCGCTATCGTCTACAACGAGTACGAGAACGACGCGACGGCCCTGGAGACGCTCCGGCGGGCCGTCGAACTCCGCGAGTGGGCGGCCGTCGCCACGCTGAACAACCTGCTGGTCGAGACCGGCCGCGAGCGTGGCTACGTCGATATCGACACGCTCGTCGACCGCGACGCGGTGCGGGAGCTGTCGGTCCACCCGACCATCGTCGACGGGTGGAAACAGCGGATTCCGGCGGAGACGGTCGACGAGTTCTGCGACGACGTCGACGTGGCCATCAGGTTCGGCTTCGGCTTCCTCGTCGGTCCCGTCCTCTCCGAACTCGACCACGGCGTGCTGAGCTACCACCACGGCGACCTCACCGAGTACCGCGGCCAGCCGATGGGGTTCTGGGAGTTCGTCCACGGCCGGCAGACCGCGGGCATCACGGTTCAACAGCTGACCGAGACGCTCGACGGCGGCGGCGTCGCCGCGTCGAAGACCGTCGACATCTGCGACCTCAGGACGTGGGAGGCCGTCAAGCGGCGACTGCTCGAGGAGTCGGAGGACATGCTCGCCACCGCCGTCCAGTCGCTCAGGGACGGGACGGTCCGGGAACCGGACCACCTCGGCGACCTCTACACGCTCCCGAAGGGTCGTCCGGTCCTGACGTTCGCCGTCAAGAATGCGTGGGGGCACTTCCTCGAAGGAGCGTAG
- a CDS encoding nuclear transport factor 2 family protein, with product MDAVALAREYYRVIDDADYDALADLLAPGFAHDRPDQSIEGGDRFVRFMREERPETDTSHDLDAVYVLDGEAADETSSDDSASGGTEVAVRGRLRRADGSVWFGFVDVFAVEEGHLAHLRTYTH from the coding sequence ATGGACGCCGTCGCTCTCGCCCGCGAGTACTATCGCGTCATCGACGACGCCGACTACGACGCGCTGGCGGACCTGCTCGCGCCCGGATTCGCCCACGACCGGCCGGACCAGTCCATCGAGGGCGGCGACCGGTTCGTCCGGTTCATGCGCGAGGAACGCCCGGAGACCGACACCAGCCACGACCTGGACGCGGTGTACGTCCTCGACGGCGAAGCAGCAGACGAGACGAGTAGTGACGATTCCGCGTCCGGAGGCACGGAGGTGGCGGTCCGCGGCCGACTTCGCCGTGCCGACGGGAGCGTCTGGTTCGGCTTCGTCGACGTGTTCGCCGTGGAAGAGGGCCACCTCGCCCACCTGCGAACGTACACGCACTGA
- a CDS encoding DUF367 family protein produces the protein MDLHVRYEGDDDPTKCSARKLARFDLAALHRSARATPTGIVLNPFAEQALAPGDANPPDGDGFDALVALDCSWETAEREAFDLRGRHRALPFLVAANPVNYGTPFQLNTVEAFAGALCILGDREHAEAILSKFRWGHTFLELNEEPLRRYADCTNSEEVVAVQQEYLDAGEGA, from the coding sequence GTGGACCTGCACGTCCGGTACGAGGGCGACGACGACCCGACGAAGTGCAGCGCCCGGAAACTGGCGCGCTTCGACCTCGCCGCGTTGCACCGCTCGGCGCGAGCGACGCCGACCGGCATCGTGCTGAACCCGTTCGCCGAACAGGCGCTCGCGCCGGGGGACGCGAACCCTCCCGATGGCGACGGCTTCGACGCGCTCGTCGCCCTCGACTGCTCGTGGGAGACGGCCGAACGCGAGGCGTTCGACCTGCGTGGCCGTCACCGCGCGCTCCCGTTCCTCGTCGCGGCCAACCCCGTCAACTACGGGACGCCGTTCCAGTTGAACACCGTCGAGGCGTTCGCGGGCGCGCTCTGCATCCTCGGCGACCGCGAGCACGCCGAGGCCATCCTCTCGAAGTTCCGCTGGGGGCACACGTTCCTCGAACTCAACGAGGAACCGCTCCGGCGCTACGCGGACTGTACGAACTCGGAGGAGGTGGTCGCCGTCCAGCAGGAGTACCTCGACGCCGGCGAGGGGGCGTAA